From the genome of Nicotiana sylvestris chromosome 2, ASM39365v2, whole genome shotgun sequence, one region includes:
- the LOC138884910 gene encoding uncharacterized protein, whose product MATQPVVLVQVVVCATTIEEEQLRLERYKKYHLPTFSELATDDTQGFLEECHCILHTIDIVEMSEVAFTTFQLRGVTYQWWQAYELGSQAEVASLTWVQFSEIFLREFVPQSFWDAWCAEFKLLYQGTMSVSEYGIRFSDLARHAPALVATIRKRVHRFIEGLMHGIRLSIAQELELDVSFQ is encoded by the coding sequence ATGGCGACACAACCTGTGGTTCTAGTTCAGGTTGTAGTTTGTGCAACAACAATTGAGGAAGAACAACTTAGacttgagaggtacaagaagtaccacctTCCTACCTTTAGTGAATTGGCAACAGATGATACCCAGGGCTTTCTAGAGGAGTGTCATTGCATTCTCCATACTATAGATATTGTGGAGATGAGCGAGGTTGCTTTTACTACATTCCAGCTCAGGGGAGTGACTTATCAGTGGTGGCAGGCATACGAGTTGGGTAGTCAGGCCGAGGTAGCTTCACTTACATGGGTTCAGTTTTCAGAGAttttcctgagagagtttgtaccTCAATCCTTTTGGGATGCATGGTGTGCGGAGTTTAAGCTATTGTACCAGGGCACTATGTCAGTATCAGAGTATGGAATTAGATTCAGTGATTTGGCCAGACATGCACCTGCTTTGGTTGCTACAATAAGAAAGCGTGTCCATAGATTCATTGAGGGGCTCATGCATGGTATTCGGCTCAGCATAGCTCAGGAGTTGGAGTTGGATGTTTCATTTCAGTAG